One window from the genome of Rufibacter tibetensis encodes:
- a CDS encoding RagB/SusD family nutrient uptake outer membrane protein — MKKNIIKSFIIPLAFGGLVTISSCENYLEVENPSTLSQNAIFNSIGYTESAITGVYNMLPGDNGYGSRLSHLLPNGSDDFRMSGDHDPIQRGGIAHFGVSPGYTELQGPFNQLYIGIERANICIKYIPLSPLYTSGTAAEQATMRRFLGEALTLRAQYYHELIRNWGDVPAHFEPSADMPDLYLPKTNQDEIYDRLLADLKQASELVPWRSESGSPTTRVTKGAVKGLRARIALARGGYALRRDSKVVERRSNYKEFYQIARDETRDVIQSRQHGLNPSFDNVFKSLHGAGVTDVANEHVWQVGAFGGNARTDTKLGFGNGPRIAEASTYGRANGLVEAVPTYFYAFDSIGDSRRDVTLAYFQVDTKANNDNKLLTTPLLIRDGKFRKYWTNVAGTNQTLGINWPLIRYADILLMFAEAENELNGPTPEAKAALEEVRKRAFFDEWETRMPATPSSKDEFFKAIVNERYLEFGGEGFRKYDLIRWNLLETRILQVRADLRAMMTGTGRYANVPQYVFFRPTPLLGRNVTARQEMLSFDLLGGNVNKVMYTPSTTTVAPDGYTRVSWRIAVTEAHITGPTRGFASQFKKNQSELLPIFNGIIAQNYRLTQDYGY, encoded by the coding sequence ATGAAAAAAAATATAATAAAAAGCTTTATCATTCCACTTGCATTTGGTGGTCTGGTGACTATAAGTTCCTGCGAAAACTACTTGGAGGTAGAAAACCCATCCACCCTTTCTCAGAATGCCATATTTAATAGCATAGGATATACTGAGTCTGCCATCACCGGAGTATACAACATGTTGCCTGGTGACAATGGATACGGAAGCCGTCTTTCCCATTTATTACCTAATGGATCAGATGATTTTAGAATGAGTGGTGATCATGATCCCATTCAAAGAGGAGGTATTGCCCATTTCGGGGTTAGCCCGGGTTATACAGAGTTACAAGGTCCGTTTAATCAATTATACATTGGTATTGAACGAGCAAACATATGTATCAAATACATTCCTCTATCACCGCTTTATACCAGTGGAACGGCTGCTGAACAAGCCACCATGCGTCGGTTCTTGGGAGAGGCGCTTACGCTTAGAGCGCAATACTATCATGAACTGATCAGAAACTGGGGAGATGTGCCTGCGCACTTTGAGCCATCTGCTGACATGCCTGATCTATACTTGCCTAAAACAAATCAGGATGAAATTTATGATCGTTTATTGGCCGATTTAAAGCAGGCATCTGAATTGGTTCCTTGGAGATCAGAGTCTGGTTCACCAACTACCAGGGTGACAAAGGGAGCAGTAAAAGGACTGCGTGCCAGAATAGCTTTGGCTAGAGGCGGGTATGCCTTAAGAAGAGATAGCAAAGTAGTAGAACGTAGATCTAATTACAAAGAATTCTATCAGATTGCCAGAGATGAAACTCGTGATGTAATTCAAAGCAGACAACATGGCCTTAACCCAAGCTTTGATAATGTGTTCAAAAGCTTACATGGGGCCGGGGTAACAGATGTTGCCAATGAGCATGTATGGCAAGTGGGAGCCTTTGGGGGGAATGCCAGAACCGACACCAAATTAGGTTTCGGGAACGGACCTAGAATTGCCGAAGCAAGTACCTATGGTCGCGCCAATGGCTTAGTAGAGGCGGTACCCACCTACTTCTATGCATTTGATTCTATTGGTGACTCAAGAAGGGATGTAACGCTTGCCTATTTTCAGGTAGATACCAAAGCGAATAATGATAATAAATTACTGACGACTCCTCTTTTAATAAGAGACGGGAAGTTCAGAAAGTATTGGACGAACGTGGCTGGTACAAACCAAACCCTTGGAATCAACTGGCCGCTTATCAGATATGCAGATATCCTTTTAATGTTTGCTGAAGCTGAAAACGAGTTAAATGGTCCTACACCTGAAGCGAAGGCTGCTTTAGAAGAAGTTAGAAAAAGAGCTTTTTTTGATGAGTGGGAAACAAGAATGCCTGCTACTCCATCTTCTAAAGATGAGTTCTTCAAGGCAATTGTCAACGAGCGTTACCTAGAATTTGGCGGTGAAGGTTTCCGCAAATATGATTTGATCCGTTGGAATTTATTGGAAACGAGAATCCTGCAGGTAAGAGCTGATTTACGTGCCATGATGACAGGTACTGGTCGTTATGCGAATGTACCTCAGTACGTTTTCTTCAGACCAACACCTTTGTTAGGTCGAAATGTTACAGCCCGTCAGGAAATGCTAAGCTTTGATTTATTAGGTGGTAACGTGAATAAAGTCATGTATACGCCTTCCACTACTACCGTAGCTCCTGATGGTTACACAAGAGTGAGCTGGAGAATAGCTGTAACGGAAGCACATATCACAGGACCTACCAGAGGTTTTGCCAGCCAGTTTAAAAAGAACCAATCTGAGTTGCTCCCTATTTTTAATGGTATCATTGCCCAGAACTATAGGTTAACCCAAGACTACGGTTATTAA
- a CDS encoding DUF5123 domain-containing protein, with the protein MKKFSSKIAIWFVPALLLLMGSLASCNPDDEEEQSQLSRMFMPTGTITSTSGESQVRLSWREALNVAGNITYTVEVAADTLFQTPVIYTGTTDTTSIVITDDNIPVRQKFFARIKTNARGNVPESRWLVSNGFTIRGVQIFVNTPVSTQDITDRSVRLRFNSRPGVSKVVVTPAGGTSREVSITQSHLTAGFVIVDGLVAGTNYTAEIFAGNKSFGVTTFQTKEPLSGNIIDLRGIVGRPSVLQDTITQVPTGSTIILKRGQTYTISSTTNLSKSVTITSGTDLTEPNLAAIYLTSNFNVVAGSNIDQIVFRDVNMSSDNATSKYVFNISNASTIGNMVFDNVQASKFRGIVRLQSSPTTITNFTVNNSVIDSIGSYGVINVDVATSQVQNIAIKNSTIFKAERIVTSRNNSTTVLLENLTINEAPTSGAYLVDYSTSSANNVSGGITIRNSILGIGKSGNLTIRGVRANASTLVQVVGTYATSDHVETGNPTPDLTSYNGTSLELWQDPKNGNFRFKDANFAGKATAGDPRWR; encoded by the coding sequence ATGAAAAAGTTTAGTTCAAAGATAGCTATCTGGTTTGTGCCAGCATTACTGTTGCTGATGGGTAGTTTGGCGTCTTGTAACCCAGACGACGAGGAGGAGCAGAGCCAGCTTTCCCGCATGTTCATGCCCACAGGTACTATCACTTCTACCAGTGGAGAATCTCAGGTGAGATTATCCTGGCGGGAAGCGCTGAATGTCGCGGGAAATATTACCTACACTGTAGAGGTTGCGGCAGATACATTGTTTCAGACGCCGGTTATCTATACCGGGACTACTGACACTACTTCTATCGTTATCACAGATGATAATATACCAGTAAGGCAGAAATTTTTTGCCCGTATTAAAACGAATGCTAGGGGAAATGTTCCAGAGTCTAGGTGGTTGGTCAGCAATGGCTTTACCATCAGAGGGGTACAGATTTTTGTGAATACACCTGTTAGTACCCAAGATATCACAGATAGATCTGTGAGACTGCGGTTTAACTCCAGACCTGGAGTGTCTAAAGTTGTTGTAACACCGGCCGGTGGAACTTCAAGGGAAGTTTCAATCACTCAAAGTCATCTCACTGCTGGGTTTGTGATTGTTGATGGTCTGGTTGCAGGCACAAATTATACTGCAGAAATTTTTGCAGGCAATAAGAGCTTTGGTGTAACTACCTTTCAGACAAAAGAACCTCTTTCTGGGAACATCATTGACTTGAGAGGAATTGTTGGTAGACCTTCTGTTTTACAGGATACCATTACTCAGGTTCCTACCGGAAGTACAATTATCCTGAAAAGAGGACAAACCTATACTATCTCAAGCACCACTAACCTAAGCAAATCTGTTACCATTACCAGTGGTACTGATTTAACAGAGCCAAACCTGGCAGCCATTTACCTGACTAGCAACTTCAATGTGGTGGCTGGTAGTAATATTGATCAGATTGTTTTCAGAGATGTTAACATGAGTAGTGATAATGCTACTTCTAAATATGTCTTCAACATTAGTAATGCCTCTACCATCGGAAACATGGTTTTTGATAATGTGCAGGCAAGCAAATTCAGAGGTATAGTAAGATTGCAGTCCTCACCAACTACCATTACAAACTTTACTGTAAATAATAGTGTGATTGACAGTATTGGTAGCTACGGAGTGATAAACGTAGACGTGGCAACCAGCCAGGTGCAGAATATTGCTATCAAGAATTCTACTATCTTCAAAGCAGAAAGAATAGTAACGAGCAGAAACAACTCAACTACTGTTCTATTAGAGAATCTGACTATTAATGAGGCTCCAACTAGTGGTGCTTACCTGGTGGATTATAGTACCTCTAGTGCTAACAATGTATCAGGTGGTATCACCATCAGAAATTCAATTTTGGGAATAGGTAAATCAGGCAATCTAACTATAAGAGGTGTGAGAGCCAATGCATCCACTTTGGTGCAGGTAGTTGGAACCTATGCTACCTCAGACCATGTGGAAACCGGTAATCCAACTCCTGACCTCACTTCCTACAACGGTACTTCTCTTGAACTGTGGCAAGATCCTAAAAATGGAAATTTCCGGTTTAAAGACGCCAACTTTGCGGGGAAAGCTACTGCTGGTGACCCACGCTGGAGATAA
- a CDS encoding DUF4861 domain-containing protein produces MIRKYPTWIHGALSLLLLAPLGCASSQTGTSKAPDAFTVEVSNPLKRERESVLVLVKEEDLPKQLSSASRQRLVVMDGTQEIPSQYNSKDAENRGVVFVLDLMKAGETRKLTIRPLEVGASPTTYPKRTQAELSKKVGGRWENRKYIGDDFQNIDSLRVPTELTDHSYFLRYEGPGWESDKVGYRFYLDWRNAIDVFGKKTPEMVLQNVGLDGYDSYHNQQPWGMDVLKVGKALGVGTLAMYDNGKVVRVEKTDSTYSKIPQNGPVYSSILTDYYGWQVAGHKLNVHSQLSIHAGTRMTNHQIRLDGGQPQNIATGLIKDKTTKLVSDKGETGKRYGYMYTYGPQTLNTPPDNIGIAVLFNPEDFITFSDDPLSHVVQLKPTNGRAQYYFLAAWELEPNGIKTEEQFREYISRTAEELANPVKVKVSK; encoded by the coding sequence ATGATTAGAAAGTACCCCACCTGGATTCATGGAGCGTTGAGTTTGCTTCTTCTTGCCCCTCTTGGTTGTGCCTCATCACAAACCGGTACCTCCAAAGCGCCTGATGCATTTACTGTAGAAGTTTCTAATCCTTTGAAGCGAGAGCGGGAAAGTGTACTAGTACTGGTCAAAGAGGAAGACCTTCCAAAACAACTTTCATCGGCTAGCAGGCAAAGACTAGTTGTGATGGACGGAACCCAGGAGATTCCAAGCCAATACAATAGCAAAGACGCCGAGAACCGCGGAGTGGTGTTTGTCCTGGACCTGATGAAAGCAGGGGAAACCAGAAAATTAACCATCCGGCCACTAGAGGTAGGAGCTTCCCCCACTACCTACCCAAAACGTACCCAAGCCGAGCTATCCAAAAAAGTGGGTGGCCGGTGGGAGAACCGCAAATACATTGGCGATGATTTCCAGAACATAGATTCTTTGCGCGTACCAACTGAACTAACAGACCATTCTTACTTTCTCCGTTATGAGGGGCCAGGGTGGGAATCAGACAAAGTGGGGTACCGCTTTTACCTGGACTGGCGCAATGCCATAGACGTGTTCGGGAAAAAGACCCCGGAAATGGTGCTGCAGAACGTTGGCTTAGACGGATACGACTCTTATCACAACCAGCAGCCCTGGGGCATGGATGTGCTGAAAGTAGGAAAAGCCTTAGGGGTAGGTACCCTGGCTATGTATGACAACGGCAAAGTGGTACGCGTAGAAAAAACAGACAGCACGTACAGCAAAATCCCTCAAAACGGCCCAGTTTATTCCTCTATCCTGACCGACTACTATGGCTGGCAAGTGGCCGGGCACAAATTGAACGTGCATTCCCAACTAAGCATCCATGCTGGTACCAGAATGACAAACCACCAGATCAGGCTGGACGGTGGCCAGCCGCAAAACATAGCAACGGGTCTTATCAAAGATAAAACCACTAAATTGGTAAGTGACAAAGGGGAGACGGGAAAGCGCTATGGCTACATGTACACCTACGGCCCTCAAACGTTGAACACGCCTCCTGACAATATTGGCATTGCCGTGCTGTTCAACCCAGAAGATTTCATCACTTTCTCTGATGATCCATTGAGCCACGTGGTGCAGTTAAAACCAACCAATGGCCGGGCCCAATACTACTTTCTGGCAGCCTGGGAACTGGAGCCAAACGGAATTAAAACCGAGGAACAGTTTCGTGAATACATCTCCAGAACTGCTGAAGAACTAGCAAACCCAGTGAAAGTAAAAGTCTCTAAATAA